A genomic region of Vitis vinifera cultivar Pinot Noir 40024 chromosome 7, ASM3070453v1 contains the following coding sequences:
- the LOC100254254 gene encoding pentatricopeptide repeat-containing protein At2g22070 has protein sequence METSSSQILTSPSDPYTSFLQRSLKFKDPFTGKSIHARIIKAGLHLGVFLMNNLMNFYAKTGFIYDAHRVFDEMPVKSVFSWNIILSGYAKGGRLEEAHRVFEEMPEPDSVSWTAMIVGYNQMGQFENAIGMFREMVSDDVPPTQFTLTNVLASCAAVECLGIGRKVHSFVVKHGLSSYISVANSLLNMYAKSGDPVTAKIVFDRMKLKSTSSWNTMISSHMQSGLVDLAQVQFEQMIERDVVSWNAMISGYNQHGFDREALDIFSKMLMDSSSKPDKFTLASALSACANLENLKLGKQIHAHIIRTEFDTFGAVGNALISMYSKSGGVEIAQKIIEQSMISNLDVIAFTALLDGYVKLGDINPARRIFDSLRVRDVVAWTAMIVGYVQNGFNQDAMELFRSMIKEGPKPNNYTLATMLSVSSSLASLDHGRQIHASATRSGNASSVSVSNALITMYAKSGSINDARWVFNLIHWKRDTITWTSMIIALAQHGLGEEALTLFERMLENGIKPDHITYVGVLSACTHVGLVEQGRSYYNLMQNAHKIIPTPSHYACMIDLFGRAGLLQEAHAFIENMPIEPDVIAWGSLLASCKVHKNVELAEVAAERLLLIEPENSGAYSALANVYSACGQWENAANIRKSMKDKGVKKDQGFSWVQIKNKVHIFGVDDGLHPQRDAIYEMMAKIWKEIKKMGFVPDTESVLHDLEEELKEQILSHHSEKLAIAFGLICTPENTTLRIMKNLRVCNDCHSAIKFISKLVGREIIVRDATRFHHFKNGLCSCRDYW, from the coding sequence ATGGAGACTTCAAGCTCACAAATTCTCACCTCTCCCTCAGATCCGTACACCTCTTTCCTCCAAAGAAGCCTCAAATTCAAAGACCCGTTTACCGGAAAATCGATCCATGCTCGAATTATCAAAGCCGGGCTTCACCTCGGCGTGTTTTTGATGAATAATCTCATGAATTTTTATGCTAAAACTGGGTTTATTTATGATGCCCACCGCGTTTTCGATGAAATGCCTGTGAAGAGTGTCTTCTCTTGGAATATTATTCTGTCTGGGTATGCAAAAGGGGGTCGGCTTGAGGAGGCCCATCGCGTTTTCGAGGAAATGCCTGAGCCTGATTCTGTTTCATGGACCGCCATGATTGTGGGGTATAATCAGATGGGTCAGTTTGAGAATGCGATTGGGATGTTTCGGGAGATGGTTTCAGATGATGTTCCACCTACCCAATTCACACTTACTAATGTTCTTGCCTCGTGTGCCGCTGTAGAGTGTTTGGGCATTGGGAGGAAGGTTCACTCCTTTGTGGTTAAGCATGGGCTCAGTAGCTATATTAGTGTAGCAAATTCCCTTCTGAATATGTATGCAAAGTCGGGTGATCCAGTGACGGCAAAGATTGTCTTTGATAGGATGAAATTGAAGAGCACTTCAAGTTGGAATACAATGATTTCATCACATATGCAGTCCGGACTGGTTGATCTTGCTCAGGTCCAGTTTGAGCAAATGATTGAACGGGACGTGGTTTCCTGGAATGCAATGATTTCAGGTTATAATCAACATGGATTTGATCGAGAAGCACTggatattttctcaaaaatgcTTATGGATTCTTCTTCGAAGCCTGACAAATTTACCCTTGCAAGTGCTTTATCAGCTTGTGCCAATCTTGAGAATTTGAAACTTGGTAAACAAATTCATGCTCATATTATCAGAACAGAGTTTGATACTTTTGGAGCAGTTGGAAATGCTCTGATTTCAATGTACTCAAAATCCGGAGGGGTTGAAATTGCTCAAAAGATCATAGAGCAAAGCATGATTTCAAATCTTGATGTAATAGCATTTACAGCCCTCCTGGATGGATACGTGAAGCTCGGTGACATAAACCCAGCCAGACGGATCTTTGACTCATTGAGAGTCCGTGATGTTGTTGCATGGACAGCCATGATTGTAGGGTATGTGCAGAATGGCTTCAATCAAGATGCAATGGAGCTCTTCAGATCCATGATTAAAGAAGGGCCCAAGCCAAACAACTATACACTTGCAACCATGTTGAGTGTCAGTTCAAGCTTAGCCTCTCTTGATCATGGGAGACAAATCCATGCAAGTGCCACAAGATCAGGGAATGCATCATCAGTTTCTGTGAGCAATGCTCTAATTACCATGTATGCCAAATCTGGAAGCATCAATGATGCAAGGTGGGTATTCAATCTGATACATTGGAAGAGAGATACTATTACTTGGACTTCCATGATTATTGCTTTAGCCCAACATGGTCTTGGAGAAGAAGCCCTAACACTGTTTGAGAGAATGCTGGAGAATGGTATTAAGCCTGACCACATAACTTATGTCGGTGTTCTTTCTGCCTGTACACATGTGGGATTGGTAGAACAAGGCCGAAGCTATTATAATTTGATGCAGAATGCACACAAAATCATACCGACACCAAGCCACTATGCTTGCATGATTGACCTATTTGGGCGTGCCGGATTATTGCAAGAAGCACATGCTTTTATAGAAAATATGCCAATTGAACCTGATGTTATAGCTTGGGGTTCGCTTTTAGCTTCTTGTAAGGTTCATAAAAATGTGGAGCTTGCAGAAGTTGCAGCAGAGAGGTTGCTTCTCATTGAACCTGAAAACAGTGGGGCCTATTCAGCCCTTGCTAATGTCTATTCTGCTTGCGGACAATGGGAAAATGCTGCTAATATTAGAAAGTCTATGAAGGATAAAGGAGTCAAGAAAGACCAAGGATTTAGTTGGgtccaaataaaaaacaaggttCATATTTTTGGCGTTGATGATGGACTTCACCCACAGAGAGATGCAATCTATGAGATGATGGCAAAAATCTGGAAGGAGATAAAGAAGATGGGTTTTGTTCCAGACACAGAATCAGTATTGCATGATCTGGAAGAAGAGTTGAAGGAGCAGATTCTTAGTCATCACAGTGAGAAGCTTGCCATTGCCTTTGGACTGATATGTACTCCAGAGAATACTACCTTGAGAATCATGAAGAACCTAAGAGTCTGCAATGACTGCCATTCCGCCATTAAGTTTATATCCAAGCTTGTGGGCAGAGAAATAATTGTGAGAGATGCTACTCGTTTTCACCATTTCAAGAATGGTTTGTGTTCTTGTCGGGATTATTGGTAG
- the LOC100259371 gene encoding uncharacterized protein LOC100259371 isoform X1, whose product MGESEREGKRERGGVRESESACDDDDDETGEASRKRSFTVESKTFELALDERKGRCQILIVEKKRGVSTWVRLGLESLGLFKEGLIHCIRDEKEGRWEKEWRERGKRFTLARGFNRAGGFLRLGVVDLERKIFCIFLPRGRRNKRGWTAMAEMIRQMEELAGRRMELQEVRANGKTTPAKSYAEAVMSTNRKGTTAIKMKVSREEMVGNLQKLEHCLVASWKSNKKEEKDLERLGSLWASSWDLKGKLGLAKLERGRALLEFEDIREAHCVVSSRSRVMGGVHLGLDLWNPKTGCWVEEEMVQEAWVKIFGLPILLWSPMIVKKIGEACGGFVEIDERTRSMGEIQWARILVKIRGEFRPSMLEIEVKEEIYTLALWWEIRPVVRRIFSEAEIRRRIEVRGDTYSRTEKRVGKELIEARTEGLHLPDDGRFLQENGPGLEPGNQIHGPMPRDWAYSDGKMAGSSSYGPTMGFKEQEKDGGGPLGRKLKDKTKVVGELEAGPSSSNWAVELGCHSFVEMEGLERDGPIATQEKAGFLGRFISRKRPTPEDPLTSWVPEEIRREQRDDGFSMTDRALEEEDKRYVLHSHPKGNRVMETFLSLSSNSDRAPEGESFDRPGGIEEELWGDKSTWLTIYEGNVENEYGSWKLGEANKNRDKVRGKEGNAGASGSQDTENEKEELWEECSLAKFSQFLGFSTEGLEREILNFLTKIRKRREKIHNKELLEKTKFERELKRLECSVNYEGGNKQKGPS is encoded by the coding sequence atgggagagagtgagagagagggcaagagagagagagggggcgTGAGGGAGAGTGAAAGCGCGTGCGACGACGACGACGATGAGACCGGCGAGGCGAGTCGAAAGCGAAGCTTCACGGTGGAATCCAAGACTTTCGAGCTTGCCCTGGATGAAAGGAAAGGAAGATGTCAGATTCTCATCGTGGAGAAGAAGCGGGGGGTCTCGACATGGGTTCGATTAGGGCTGGAAAGCTTAGGGCTTTTCAAGGAGGGGCTAATCCATTGTATACGAGATGAAAAAGAAGGGAGATGGGAAAAGGAGTGGAGAGAAAGAGGCAAGCGGTTCACTTTGGCTCGGGGTTTCAATAGAGCGGGTGGCTTTTTAAGGTTGGGGGTTGTGGATCTGGAACGAAAAATTTTCTGCATCTTCTTACCGAGAGGTAGGAGGAACAAAAGAGGATGGACGGCTATGGCGGAGATGATTCGCCAAATGGAAGAGCTGGCTGGTAGAAGAATGGAGTTGCAGGAAGTAAGGGCCAACGGAAAAACTACTCCGGCGAAATCATACGCAGAAGCAGTCATGAGTACAAATCGAAAAGGCACAACTGCAATCAAGATGAAGGTCTCGAGGGAGGAGATGGTTGGAAACTTACAGAAATTGGAACACTGTCTCGTCGCGAGCTGGAAGTCcaacaaaaaggaagaaaaagatttGGAGAGGCTGGGAAGTCTTTGGGCGAGTTCTTGGGACTTAAAAGGCAAACTAGGGCTGGCCAAGTTGGAACGAGGTAGGGCTTTGTTGGAGTTTGAAGATATAAGAGAGGCTCACTGTGTGGTCTCATCGAGGAGCAGAGTGATGGGAGGAGTCCATTTAGGGTTGGATCTCTGGAACCCAAAGACGGGTTGTTGGGTAGAGGAGGAGATGGTACAGGAAGCATGGGTTAAAATTTTCGGTCTGCCAATTTTGTTATGGAGCCCGATGATTGTGAAGAAAATAGGGGAGGCATGTGGGGGATTTGTTGAAATTGACGAGCGGACAAGGTCGATGGGGGAGATTCAATGGGCTAGGATACTGGTCAAAATAAGAGGTGAATTTAGACCGAGTATGCTTGAAATTGAGGTAAAGGAGGAGATTTACACTTTGGCGCTGTGGTGGGAGATTAGGCCGGTGGTGAGACGGATTTTCTCTGAGGCGGAAATCAGAAGGAGAATCGAGGTCAGGGGTGACACGTACTCACGCACGGAGAAGCGCGTGGGGAAGGAACTGATAGAAGCGAGAACCGAGGGACTGCACCTGCCAGATGATGGGAGGTTTCTGCAGGAGAATGGGCCGGGCTTAGAGCCTGGGAACCAGATCCATGGCCCGATGCCCCGGGACTGGGCCTATTCTGATGGAAAAATGGCTGGGTCGTCCTCATATGGCCCAACTATGGGCTTTAAAGAGCAGGAGAAGGATGGTGGGGGGCCTTTGGGCCGAAAgttaaaagataaaacaaaggTGGTTGGTGAATTAGAGGCAGGCCCATCGTCTAGTAATTGGGCTGTTGAACTGGGCTGCCATTCTTTTGTGGAGATGGAAGGTTTGGAAAGGGATGGCCCAATTGCTACCCAAGAGAAGGCTGGTTTCTTGGGCCGTTTTATCTCCAGAAAAAGACCCACTCCAGAGGATCCTTTGACGAGCTGGGTGCCAGAGGAGATTAGAAGGGAACAGAGGGATGATGGCTTCTCCATGACTGACCGTGCgcttgaagaagaagataagaGGTATGTCTTGCATTCCCATCCTAAAGGAAATCGGGTTATGGAGacatttctttctctctcttctaatTCTGATCGGGCTCCAGAGGGGGAGTCTTTCGATCGCCCAGGGGGAATAGAGGAGGAATTATGGGGGGACAAGTCAACTTGGTTAACAATCTATGAGGGGAATGTTGAGAATGAGTATGGATCCTGGAAGTTGGGAGAGGCCAACAAAAACAGAGACAAGGTTAGGGGCAAGGAGGGGAATGCTGGTGCCTCAGGATCTCAAGACACCGAAAATGAGAAAGAGGAACTATGGGAGGAGTGTAGCTTAGCAAAATTTAGCCAATTTCTAGGTTTCTCTACGGAGGGGCTAGAAAGGGAGATATTGAATTTTCTGACTAAAATCAGAAAGAGGAGGGAAAAGATTCACAACAAAGAACTCCTGGAGAAGACCAAATTTGAAAGGGAACTAAAGAGGCTGGAATGCTCTGTTAATTATGAGGGAGGGAATAAGCAGAAAGGTCCCTCATAG